The Blastocatellia bacterium genome contains a region encoding:
- a CDS encoding TonB-dependent receptor, with protein MKPIVQRILVTVAILCCLLGLPGISLSQESAGSIEGVVTDPQGAVVPDAKVTVTQKATGRVFTTTTSRGGVYAIRFLPPGSYEITVEAPGFKTGVRRVEVIVGRTAVGDVRLEVGATTEVVTVEAGQVEVNTVRSSIEGAITSRLIDMLPLNGRNYLDLAQLEPGVQIVDAGNFDPTKNGLTGIGIGGRSGRTTRIQVDGIDITDEVVGTTTQNISQDALQEFQLSRATFDPSTSLTSSGAVNVLTRSGTNELHGSGFLFVRDEEVAAFPGTVRDPANPSPEFDREQVGFRVGGPFIKDKLFWFANYERTNQDDTRLLSSLNFPQFTGPALAPFDERMVLTRLDWNISSNTRMFARFSHNWNKGITDIGGGNQSPFSNQNVTNVTALGLDGTVGRWAYSARYGFTSFDNHIDASEVPGIKFFTANGKPILLSVADLEIGPDLLAPQRTFQTSDQWKGDVSRVFGNHTFRAGVEFNWIRMNVFAAFFGNAPEIVGEFSDAIRRDIIARGGNPNDPLEYPLADVVISNGLGFFSEVSNNGRRFGGKNNLRFAWYIGDTWRKPYGQGKNLTINLGLRYDLETGQLNDDDPINQRRRLAGLDRWFGPAGLEVRQDGNNFGPTIGIAWDPIGGGKTAIRAGFGIFYDTNILNNTLFERNDLIPAGLGEVDFDLFTPFVGPDGRPINIGGFPDGDYSSLAGRRLKDVINQLRQLHDTLQAAWANVAFDPNGPPQFLTNRFAVGFFTRNYSQPYSIHTNLGIQRELRQGLVMSVDYIRTRGVHFYIRRDANRRFAADTFDRAIAADRIARTLRAFGVSTIDEAIAQGATIADFGLTAAFPGMVRGFTNVFEMQTSGLSEYNALQFKLDGRLPDIGSFIRNWNMTVSYSLSRYKATGGDIDFINTAIDNDNILGAYGPSFTGFSGDRTHQLSIGSVFDLPKGFMLSSIWRFATAFPISLQLPPVFGGNNDIFTIDLEGDGRRVVQFLPGTNRGSFGRTVKNIRQLNELITRFNNTYAGGFTPQAQALINAGLFTADQLRRLGATIPRIELAPANNPLNDSFITTDVRLSKRFYLGGERVSIEPAFEVFNLFNVANYETYSGVLDGAVDSINGQARRQRRGIGSGSFAQGIPRNVQFAIRVWF; from the coding sequence ATGAAACCAATAGTACAGCGAATTCTTGTCACGGTTGCTATTTTGTGTTGCCTCCTCGGGCTGCCGGGGATTTCCCTGTCACAGGAGTCCGCCGGTAGTATCGAAGGAGTCGTCACAGATCCTCAAGGGGCGGTTGTTCCTGACGCTAAAGTGACGGTCACACAAAAAGCAACGGGCCGTGTCTTCACGACGACGACCAGCCGTGGTGGCGTCTATGCGATCCGGTTTTTGCCTCCCGGCTCATACGAAATCACCGTTGAAGCTCCCGGATTCAAAACTGGTGTGCGCCGCGTGGAAGTGATCGTCGGACGCACAGCCGTTGGCGATGTGAGACTGGAGGTCGGAGCCACCACGGAAGTGGTTACGGTCGAAGCCGGTCAGGTCGAAGTGAACACCGTGCGCTCCTCGATCGAGGGAGCCATCACCTCGCGCCTCATTGACATGCTCCCGCTCAATGGCCGGAATTACCTGGACCTCGCCCAACTGGAGCCCGGCGTCCAGATCGTTGATGCGGGAAACTTCGATCCCACAAAGAACGGATTGACCGGCATTGGTATCGGTGGACGGTCGGGGCGCACAACCCGAATCCAGGTGGACGGGATTGACATCACCGATGAAGTCGTCGGAACGACGACGCAGAATATCTCGCAGGATGCCTTGCAGGAATTCCAGCTCAGTCGGGCGACCTTTGATCCTTCGACGAGTCTCACGTCCTCGGGTGCCGTGAACGTCCTGACCCGCAGCGGAACCAATGAGCTTCACGGGAGCGGATTCCTTTTTGTCCGCGATGAGGAAGTGGCAGCCTTCCCCGGAACGGTGCGAGATCCGGCAAATCCCAGCCCGGAATTCGACCGCGAACAGGTGGGATTCCGCGTGGGCGGTCCGTTCATCAAGGACAAACTCTTCTGGTTCGCCAATTACGAACGAACCAACCAGGATGATACGCGCTTGCTCAGCAGCTTGAACTTCCCCCAGTTCACCGGACCGGCACTCGCTCCCTTTGACGAACGGATGGTTCTCACGCGCCTGGACTGGAACATAAGCAGCAACACCCGGATGTTCGCCCGATTCAGTCACAACTGGAACAAGGGCATTACCGACATCGGCGGTGGAAATCAATCTCCCTTCAGCAATCAGAACGTGACCAACGTGACGGCTCTGGGGCTCGATGGAACGGTGGGCCGGTGGGCCTATTCGGCGCGGTATGGGTTCACCAGCTTCGATAACCACATTGATGCCAGCGAAGTCCCCGGCATCAAGTTTTTCACCGCTAACGGTAAGCCGATCTTGCTCTCGGTCGCGGATCTGGAAATCGGCCCCGACCTGCTGGCTCCCCAGCGAACCTTCCAGACGTCCGACCAATGGAAGGGAGATGTCAGTCGGGTCTTTGGCAATCATACCTTCCGCGCGGGGGTGGAATTCAACTGGATTCGCATGAACGTCTTCGCGGCCTTCTTCGGCAACGCCCCGGAGATCGTCGGCGAGTTCAGCGATGCCATCCGACGAGATATCATCGCACGGGGAGGCAATCCCAACGATCCTCTGGAATATCCCCTGGCGGATGTGGTGATCTCCAACGGACTGGGATTCTTCTCGGAGGTTTCCAACAATGGGCGTCGCTTTGGTGGCAAGAACAACCTGCGCTTCGCCTGGTACATCGGCGACACCTGGCGCAAGCCCTATGGTCAGGGGAAGAACCTGACGATCAATCTTGGTCTGCGCTATGATCTCGAAACCGGTCAACTCAACGATGATGATCCCATCAATCAACGTCGTCGCCTGGCCGGATTGGACCGGTGGTTCGGACCTGCCGGGCTGGAAGTGAGACAGGACGGAAACAATTTCGGGCCGACCATCGGCATCGCCTGGGATCCCATCGGGGGAGGCAAGACGGCCATCCGCGCCGGTTTCGGCATCTTCTACGACACCAACATTCTCAACAACACACTGTTTGAGCGCAATGACCTCATCCCGGCGGGGCTGGGCGAGGTTGATTTTGACCTCTTCACGCCTTTTGTGGGACCTGACGGTCGCCCCATCAATATCGGCGGATTCCCCGATGGTGACTATTCCTCGCTTGCGGGGCGTCGTCTCAAGGATGTGATCAACCAGCTTCGTCAGCTCCACGATACCCTCCAGGCCGCCTGGGCGAATGTGGCCTTTGACCCCAACGGACCTCCCCAGTTTCTGACGAACCGTTTTGCCGTTGGATTCTTCACCCGAAACTACTCGCAACCCTACTCCATCCATACCAATCTCGGAATCCAGCGCGAGTTGCGTCAGGGGCTCGTCATGTCGGTGGATTACATTCGCACGCGCGGAGTCCACTTCTATATCCGTCGGGATGCCAACCGGCGGTTCGCTGCCGACACCTTCGATCGGGCAATTGCAGCCGATCGCATTGCCCGGACGCTGCGGGCCTTTGGCGTCTCCACCATTGACGAGGCCATTGCTCAGGGTGCGACTATCGCCGATTTCGGTCTCACCGCCGCCTTCCCCGGTATGGTGCGCGGATTCACCAATGTCTTTGAGATGCAGACGTCCGGACTCTCCGAATACAATGCCCTTCAGTTTAAGCTCGACGGGCGACTTCCTGACATTGGATCGTTTATCCGCAACTGGAACATGACGGTTTCCTATTCGCTCTCTCGTTACAAAGCAACCGGTGGGGACATTGATTTCATCAACACGGCCATTGACAACGATAATATTCTTGGAGCCTACGGTCCGTCCTTCACCGGATTTTCCGGCGATCGTACCCACCAGCTCTCCATCGGCTCCGTTTTCGATCTCCCCAAGGGATTCATGCTGTCCAGCATCTGGCGTTTCGCCACCGCCTTCCCGATCTCCTTGCAGTTGCCCCCGGTGTTTGGTGGCAACAACGACATCTTCACCATTGACCTCGAGGGAGATGGCCGCCGAGTAGTCCAATTTCTCCCCGGGACGAATCGCGGATCGTTCGGTCGCACGGTGAAGAACATCCGGCAACTGAATGAGCTGATCACCCGGTTCAATAACACCTATGCTGGGGGCTTCACGCCTCAAGCACAGGCGCTCATCAACGCCGGACTTTTCACCGCCGATCAACTCCGTCGGCTCGGTGCTACGATTCCTCGAATTGAACTCGCCCCCGCCAATAACCCCTTGAACGATTCGTTCATCACGACCGACGTGCGGCTGTCCAAGCGGTTCTACCTGGGTGGCGAGCGCGTGAGCATCGAACCGGCCTTTGAGGTATTCAACCTCTTCAACGTGGCCAACTACGAGACCTACTCCGGCGTGCTCGACGGGGCCGTGGATAGCATTAACGGACAGGCCCGCAGACAGCGTCGGGGGATTGGCTCGGGCAGCTTTGCCCAGGGCATCCCGCGAAACGTTCAGTTTGCCATCCGCGTCTGGTTCTAA